A genomic window from Ruminiclostridium cellulolyticum H10 includes:
- a CDS encoding cobyrinate a,c-diamide synthase has protein sequence MIVGTGSGCGKTTVTCGILNALVNRGVRTSAFKCGPDYIDPMFHTEITGIKSRNLDTFLLGDNNLKYLLDKNSAGDDISVIEGVMGFYDGLGNDGSHSSYSISRLTGTPVVLVVNPKGMALSISAVIKGFRDFMPENNIEGVIINSVSPGLYQMYKAMIEEKTGIRVLGFLPTMPEAVIESRHLGLVTADEIKDIRKKLNIMAKNAEEFIDIDGLVRLAQTAGTLEYDPVLIKKKYSCSIAVAKDRAFCFYYEDSLELLREMGAELTYFSPLEDKSLPKNIQGLILGGGYPELYAEKLSSNKTMLKSIKEFVSKGLPTYAECGGFMYLQQSISDKQNNKYSMTGVLDGNSTMSEKLSRFGYTTLIAKEDNLFCKKGESINAHEFHYSDSDNNGNSFEAVKPDGKRKWECIFASDTLFAGYPHIHFYGNTKFAESFLQKCCNFSKHI, from the coding sequence ATGATAGTAGGAACAGGGAGTGGGTGCGGTAAAACCACTGTTACCTGCGGAATACTCAATGCACTGGTCAACAGAGGGGTTAGAACCTCTGCTTTTAAGTGCGGACCTGACTATATCGACCCCATGTTTCACACCGAAATAACAGGTATCAAGTCCAGAAATCTGGACACTTTTCTCTTGGGAGATAATAACCTGAAGTACCTTTTGGACAAAAATTCTGCCGGAGATGACATTTCTGTTATAGAAGGGGTTATGGGTTTTTATGACGGACTTGGAAATGATGGAAGTCATTCGTCTTATTCCATTAGCAGACTTACGGGAACACCTGTGGTACTGGTGGTTAACCCCAAGGGAATGGCTCTTTCCATATCCGCAGTAATAAAAGGATTCAGAGATTTCATGCCGGAAAACAATATTGAGGGTGTTATCATAAATTCAGTTTCACCCGGACTTTATCAGATGTACAAGGCAATGATAGAGGAAAAGACAGGAATACGGGTACTGGGTTTTTTGCCAACTATGCCGGAGGCTGTCATTGAAAGCAGACATTTGGGACTTGTTACAGCGGATGAAATAAAAGATATCCGAAAAAAGCTTAATATAATGGCAAAGAATGCAGAAGAGTTTATTGATATTGATGGGCTTGTGAGACTGGCACAAACAGCGGGAACTTTGGAATATGACCCTGTTTTAATTAAAAAAAAATACAGCTGCAGTATTGCTGTGGCAAAGGACAGAGCCTTTTGTTTCTACTATGAGGACAGCCTTGAGTTACTAAGGGAAATGGGAGCGGAGCTTACATACTTTTCACCCCTTGAAGATAAAAGCTTACCTAAAAATATACAGGGACTAATATTGGGGGGCGGTTATCCCGAGCTGTATGCAGAAAAACTAAGTTCAAACAAAACCATGCTAAAGAGCATAAAGGAGTTTGTTTCAAAGGGATTGCCCACATATGCTGAGTGCGGAGGCTTTATGTATCTTCAGCAATCAATTTCAGATAAGCAAAATAACAAATATTCAATGACGGGAGTTCTTGACGGAAACAGCACAATGAGTGAAAAACTTTCCCGATTCGGTTATACAACCCTCATTGCAAAAGAGGACAATCTCTTTTGTAAAAAGGGTGAAAGTATTAATGCTCACGAGTTTCATTACAGTGACAGTGACAACAACGGAAACAGCTTTGAGGCAGTAAAGCCTGATGGCAAAAGAAAATGGGAATGCATTTTTGCATCCGATACATTATTCGCAGGATATCCGCACATACATTTTTATGGAAATACAAAGTTTGCAGAAAGCTTTTTGCAAAAATGCTGTAATTTTAGTAAACACATTTAG